One window of the Zea mays cultivar B73 chromosome 3, Zm-B73-REFERENCE-NAM-5.0, whole genome shotgun sequence genome contains the following:
- the LOC100281606 gene encoding LEAF RUST 10 DISEASE-RESISTANCE LOCUS RECEPTOR-LIKE PROTEIN KINASE-like 1.2 precursor: MQTTAVVAAALLLLLSAFPRLGSATAAAADTNTNTNQTTSGGNGTGCAPARCGGLTITYPFSLVGAHPIYCGFPAFQLTCDAAANRTYLSRTFRDRLYRVLHIFYGNSSLVMAVQATFAGDGGCRVPDFNVSASLALLPVYISAANRNLTFVYGCDVPPRLRLQPACDNTTMGAYTSDDDTTEPLGSINCSSVSVPVRWIERGTEPGRRLNYSELIGEGFLLEWPPRSTAECDECKERGGECRFPDISFQCICRDGRPCRRSRGTLALGIKIGAGAGAALLFLIILGALSLLMLHKRRKRKRSASLVGLIRDGKGTPLASLRKELSMTGSPRTHIFTYEELDEATDGFSDERELGVGGFGRVYKGTLRDGNVVAVKRLYKNSYKSVEQFQNEVEILSRLRHPNLVTLYGCTSPRSSHDLLLVYEYVPNGTLADHLHGARASSATGSAAPPLSWPVRLGIAVETASALDYLHAVEPHQVVHRDVKTNNILLDEAFHVKVADFGLSRLFPAHATHVSTAPQGTPGYVDPMYHQCYQLTDKSDVYSFGVVLVELISSKPAVDMSRAGGDVNLASMAVHMIQCYEIDRLVDPRIGYRTDGGTKRAVDLVAEMAFRCLQPEQDVRPPISEVLGALREAQRMEQDGCAKAKDDMGLLKKSRDGSPDSVMYQWTSPSTTTHNSS; the protein is encoded by the exons ATGCAGACCACCGCCGTGGTGGCGGCGGCGCTGCTGCTCCTCCTCTCCGCCTTCCCGCGCTTAGGCTCAGCcacggccgccgccgccgacacCAATACCAACACCAACCAGACGACCAGCGGCGGCAACGGCACGGGCTGCGCGCCGGCGCGGTGCGGGGGGCTGACCATCACGTACCCGTTCTCGCTCGTGGGCGCGCACCCAATCTACTGCGGCTTCCCGGCCTTCCAGCTGACGTGCGACGCCGCCGCCAACCGCACGTACCTCAGCAGGACGTTCAGGGACCGCCTCTACCGCGTCCTCCACATATTCTACGGCAACAGCTCCCTGGTGATGGCCGTCCAGGCCACCTTCGCCGGCGACGGCGGGTGCCGCGTGCCCGACTTCAACGTGTCCGCCAGCCTCGCGCTCCTGCCCGTCTACATCAGCGCCGCCAACAGGAACCTCACCTTCGTCTACGGCTGCGACGTCCCTCCGCGGCTCCGGCTGCAGCCGGCGTGCGACAACACTACTATGGGGGCGTACACCTCCGACGACGACACCACCGAGCCGCTCGGTTCGATCAACTGCAGCAGCGTGAGCGTGCCGGTGCGCTGGATCGAGCGCGGAACGGAGCCCGGTCGTCGGCTGAACTACTCGGAGCTGATCGGGGAAGGGTTCCTGCTGGAGTGGCCGCCGAGGTCGACGGCGGAATGCGACGAGTGCAAGGAGCGCGGCGGGGAGTGCAGATTCCCCGATATTTCGTTCCAGTGCATCTGCCGCGACGGGAGACCCTGCCGACGCTCTCGCG GCACTCTGGCTCTGGGAATCAAAATCGGCGCAG gagcaggagcagcccttCTGTTTCTGATCATACTGGGCGCTCTGTCTCTTCTCATGCTACACAAACGAAGGAAGAGAAAACGATCTGCGTCACTGGTCGGGCTCATCCGTGATGGGAAGGGGACGCCATTGGCATCGCTCAGGAAAGAGTTGAGCATGACCGGGTCGCCGCGTACGCACATCTTCACTTACGAAGAGCTCGACGAGGCCACCGACGGCTTCAGCGACGAACGCGAGCTCGGCGTCGGCGGCTTCGGCAGAGTCTACAAAG GGACGCTGCGGGACGGGAACGTGGTGGCGGTGAAGCGGCTGTACAAGAACAGCTACAAGAGCGTGGAGCAGTTCCAGAACGAGGTGGAGATCCTGTCGCGGCTGCGCCACCCCAACCTGGTCACGCTCTACGGCTGCACCTCGCCGCGCAGCAGCCACGACCTGCTCCTCGTCTACGAGTACGTCCCAAACGGCACGCTCGCCGACCACCTCCACGGCGCGCGCGCCTCCTCGGCGACGGGGTCCGCCGCGCCGCCGCTCTCGTGGCCCGTCCGCCTCGGCATCGCCGTGGAGACGGCCAGCGCGCTGGACTACCTCCACGCCGTGGAGCCGCACCAGGTGGTGCACCGCGACGTCAAGACCAACAACATCCTCCTGGACGAGGCGTTCCACGTGAAGGTGGCCGACTTCGGGTTGTCCCGGCTGTTCCCGGCGCACGCCACGCATGTGTCCACGGCGCCGCAGGGCACGCCCGGGTACGTCGACCCCATGTACCACCAGTGCTACCAGCTCACCGACAAGAGCGACGTGTACAGCTTCGGCGTCGTGCTCGTGGAGCTCATTTCCTCCAAACCCGCGGTGGACATGAGCCGCGCCGGCGGCGACGTCAACCTGGCCAGCATGGCCGTGCACATGATCCAGTGTTACGAGATCGACCGCCTGGTAGACCCGCGGATCGGGTACCGGACGGACGGCGGGACGAAGCGGGCGGTGGACCTCGTCGCCGAGATGGCGTTCAGGTGCCTGCAGCCGGAGCAGGACGTGAGGCCGCCCATCAGTGAGGTGTTGGGCGCGCTGAGAGAGGCGCAGAGGATGGAGCAGGATGGCTGCGCCAAGGCCAAGGATGACATGGGGTTGCTGAAGAAGAGCAGGGACGGCTCGCCGGACTCCGTCATGTATCAGTGGACGAGCCCATCAACCACTACCCATAACAGCAGTTGA